From a single Cinclus cinclus chromosome 16, bCinCin1.1, whole genome shotgun sequence genomic region:
- the NDUFB6 gene encoding NADH dehydrogenase [ubiquinone] 1 beta subcomplex subunit 6 isoform X2, giving the protein MSSPVEDEKLRVQQLRALRRRWLRDQELSPREPVLPPRQLGPVAAFWDRFLQPGDPWRQQVHKFYQSGRFVMVRVLLPAWAITYCLKYHIRGDRILETGEIMPPLRDKLHKHH; this is encoded by the exons ATGAGCAGCCCTGTGGAGGATGAGAAGCTGCGGGTGCAGCAGCTCCGCGCCCTGCGGCGCCGCTGGCTGCGGGACCAGGAGCTGAGCCCGCGGGAGCCCGTCCTGCCGCCACGGCAGCTCGGGCCCGTGGCCGCCTTCTGGGATCGCTTCCTGCAGCCCGGGGATCCCTGGCGGCAGCAG gTGCACAAGTTCTACCAGAGCGGCCGCTTCGTCATGGTGCGGGTGCTGCTCCCCGCCTGGGCCATCACCTACTGCCTGAAGTACCACATTCGG GGGGACAGGATTTTAGAGACTGGAGAGATCATGCCACCCCTGAGAGACAAGCTCCACAAGCACCACTGA
- the ALG1 gene encoding chitobiosyldiphosphodolichol beta-mannosyltransferase: MAAAGPWLWAAVTGAVAALLLLLLWRRRAGGAGRVCVAVLGDLGRSPRMQYHALALARHGREVALLGYLQTRPHRDVLQSENIRLVPVAELRGLRVGPKLFQYVLKVLVQSVQLLYTLLRIDQPSYILLQNPPGLPSIAVAWVAGLWWGSKLIIDWHNYGYTIMSLSHGRNHPLVLVAKWYEKLFGRLSDHNLCVTDAMKKDLWVNFKIKAVTLYDKPASHFKETPLDLQHNLYMKLAKDYEPFKPRAVNASADTSAFTERDGKSGNVVKARGRPALLISSTSWTEDEDFSVLLRALEDYERFIKEGAKLPALVCVITGKGPLKDYYNGLIQKLDLKHIQICTLWLEAEDYPLLLGSADLGVCLHKSSSGLDLPMKVVDMFGCCLPVCAIHFECLHELVKHNENGLIFRDSQELAEQLKMLFLDFPAMDGKLHSFRENLRASQQLRWDQSWDQTVLPLLGNKE, encoded by the exons atggcggcggcggggccgtggCTGTGGGCGGCGGTGACGGGCGCGGTGGCggctctgctgcttctgctgctgtggcggcggcgggcgggcggcgcgggcCGGGTGTGCGTGGCCGTGCTGGGGGACCTGGGCCGCAGCCCGCGGATGCAGTACCACGCGTTGGCGCTGGCCCGGCACGGGCGCGAGGTCGCTCTGCTGGGCTACCTCC AGACCCGGCCGCACCGGGACGTGCTGCAAAGCGAGAACATCCGGCTGGTGCCCGTGGCGGAGCTGCGCGGGCTGCGAG TGGGTCCAAAGCTTTTCCAGTATGTCCTAAAGGTGCTGGTGCAGTCAGTGCAGTTACTGTACACGTTGCTCAGAATAGATCAGCCATCCTATATTCTTCTTCAG AATCCCCCAGGCTTACCCAGTATAGCTGTTGCCTgggtggcagggctgtggtggggGAGCAAACTAATCATTGATTGGCACAACTATGGATACACCATCATGAGCCTGAGTCACGGGAGGAACCACCCACTGGTCCTGGTTGCAAAATG GTATGAAAAGCTTTTTGGCCGCTTGTCTGACCATAACCTGTGTGTCACTGATGCCATGAAAAAAGATCTCTGGGTGAATTTCAAGATAAA ggCTGTAACATTGTATGACAAACCAGCATCTCATTTTAAGGAAACACCATTAGACCTCCAACACAACTTGTACATGAAACTTGCCAAGGACTACGAGCCCTTCAAACCACG AGCTGTCAATGCCAGTGCTGACACATCGGCCTTCACGGAGAGGgatgggaaaagtgggaatgtGGTGAAGGCCAGGGGCCGGCCAGCCCTCCTcatcagcagcaccagctggaCAG AGGATGAAGACTTCTCAGTCCTTTTAAGAGCTTTAGAAG ATTATGAGAGGTTTATCAAGGAGGGAGCCAAGCTTCCAGCTCTAGTATGTGTGATAACAG GTAAAGGACCTCTGAAAGATTACTACAATGGACTGATCCAAAAACTGGACTTGAAGCATATCCAGATCTGTACACTGTGGCTGGAAGCTGAGGATTACCCTCTTCTGCTTG GCTCAGCAGACCTGGGGGTGTGTCTCCATAAATCCTCCAGTGGTCTGGATTTGCCCATGAAGGTGGTGGATATGTTTGGCTGCTGTTTACCTGTGTGTGCAATACATTTTGAATG TTTACATGAACTGGTGAAACACAATGAGAATGGTCTGATATTCAGGGACTCGCAGGAACTTGCGGAACAACTGAAG atgCTTTTCTTGGATTTCCCTGCAATGGACGGGAAACTTCACAGCTTCCGAGAGAACCTGCGAGCGTCCCAGCAGCTGCGCTGGGACCAGAGCTGGGACCAGACTGTCCTTCCCTTGCTGGGGAACAAGGAATGA
- the EEF2KMT gene encoding protein-lysine N-methyltransferase EEF2KMT isoform X1, whose translation MAEPPPGLTLRFQRRFLAVRPLRSLPWPELEQSLRTTPDSALLADILHKTILHPLCVKYPPSAKYRRCFLTELIKKLESTAAEPLDELYEALADVLKEEESTQCYKNYLLPTGDCVSLSESTALISGGTTGLVTWEAALLLAQWALQNPAVFRDRTVLELGSGIGFTGIAICKTCQPRTFIFSDCHPRVLRQLGENIKLNGFIPEPDVTWSIQTESQGQEVEGENCQKPKVIVAELDWGSVTEEQLLGLGADVVIAADVVYDPEIILALIGLLQKLSTCRADRRAPEVFIASTVRNPDTYQLFQAELDKAGIRWQTIPAHSSCNFLYDVQPDVTVLQIFV comes from the exons ATGGCCGAGCCGCCGCCGGGGCTGACGCTGCGCTTCCAGCGCCGGTTCCTGGCGGTGCGGCCGCTCCGCTCGCTGCCCTGGCCG GAACTCGAACAAAGCCTGCGGACCACACCGGACTCCGCCCTGCTGGCGGATATTCTGCACAAG ACAATTCTTCACCCTCTGTGTGTGAAATATCCCCCTTCGGCCAAGTACAGGAGGTGCTTCCTCACTGAGCTCATCAAAAAG CTTGAATCCACAGCAGCTGAACCCCTCGATGAACTATATGAGGCACTGGCAgatgttttaaaagaagaagaatCTACTCAGTGTTACAAAAACTACTTACTG CCCACAGGGGACTGTGTGAGCCTGTCTGAGAGCACAGCGCTGATCTCCGGAGGCACCACGGGGCTCGTCACCTGggaggctgctctgctgctggcccagTGGGCACTGCAGAACCCTGCTGTGTTCAGGGACAG GACAGTCCTGGAATTAGGGAGTGGGATTGGTTTCACTGGAATTGCCATCTGCAAGACCTGCCAACCCAGGACATTCATATTTAGTGACTGCCACCCCCGTGTTCTCAGACAGCTGGGAGAAAACATCAAGCTAAATGGCTTCATCCCAGAGCCTGACGTGACCTGGAGCATCCAAACAGAGTCCCAAGGACAGGAGGTGGAAGGAGAGAACTGCCAAAAACCAAAAGTGATTGTTGCTGAGCTTGACTGGGGCTCAGTGACAGAAGAACAGCTGCTGGGTCTCGGAGCTGACGTTGTCATTGCAGCAG atgTGGTGTATGATCCTGAGATAATTTTAGCCCTCATTGGGTTGCTACAGAAGCTCTCCACCTGCAGAGCAGACAGGAGAGCTCCTGAGGTGTTCATTGCCTCCACAGTCCGGAATCCAGACACGTACCAGCTGTTCCAGGCTGAGCTGG ATAAAGCTGGGATCAGGTGGCAGACTATTccagcccacagcagctgtAATTTTCTCTATGATGTGCAGCCAGACGTAACTGTTCTACAAATATTTGTATAG
- the NDUFB6 gene encoding NADH dehydrogenase [ubiquinone] 1 beta subcomplex subunit 6 isoform X1: MSSPVEDEKLRVQQLRALRRRWLRDQELSPREPVLPPRQLGPVAAFWDRFLQPGDPWRQQVHKFYQSGRFVMVRVLLPAWAITYCLKYHIRKSPHGMVVANPRIFPGDRILETGEIMPPLRDKLHKHH; encoded by the exons ATGAGCAGCCCTGTGGAGGATGAGAAGCTGCGGGTGCAGCAGCTCCGCGCCCTGCGGCGCCGCTGGCTGCGGGACCAGGAGCTGAGCCCGCGGGAGCCCGTCCTGCCGCCACGGCAGCTCGGGCCCGTGGCCGCCTTCTGGGATCGCTTCCTGCAGCCCGGGGATCCCTGGCGGCAGCAG gTGCACAAGTTCTACCAGAGCGGCCGCTTCGTCATGGTGCGGGTGCTGCTCCCCGCCTGGGCCATCACCTACTGCCTGAAGTACCACATTCGG AAATCTCCGCACGGTATGGTTGTGGCAAACCCACGGATATTCCCG GGGGACAGGATTTTAGAGACTGGAGAGATCATGCCACCCCTGAGAGACAAGCTCCACAAGCACCACTGA
- the EEF2KMT gene encoding protein-lysine N-methyltransferase EEF2KMT isoform X2 yields the protein MLKAALFSSPQLESTAAEPLDELYEALADVLKEEESTQCYKNYLLPTGDCVSLSESTALISGGTTGLVTWEAALLLAQWALQNPAVFRDRTVLELGSGIGFTGIAICKTCQPRTFIFSDCHPRVLRQLGENIKLNGFIPEPDVTWSIQTESQGQEVEGENCQKPKVIVAELDWGSVTEEQLLGLGADVVIAADVVYDPEIILALIGLLQKLSTCRADRRAPEVFIASTVRNPDTYQLFQAELDKAGIRWQTIPAHSSCNFLYDVQPDVTVLQIFV from the exons ATGCTCAAAGCTGCCCTGTTCTCCTCCCCACAGCTTGAATCCACAGCAGCTGAACCCCTCGATGAACTATATGAGGCACTGGCAgatgttttaaaagaagaagaatCTACTCAGTGTTACAAAAACTACTTACTG CCCACAGGGGACTGTGTGAGCCTGTCTGAGAGCACAGCGCTGATCTCCGGAGGCACCACGGGGCTCGTCACCTGggaggctgctctgctgctggcccagTGGGCACTGCAGAACCCTGCTGTGTTCAGGGACAG GACAGTCCTGGAATTAGGGAGTGGGATTGGTTTCACTGGAATTGCCATCTGCAAGACCTGCCAACCCAGGACATTCATATTTAGTGACTGCCACCCCCGTGTTCTCAGACAGCTGGGAGAAAACATCAAGCTAAATGGCTTCATCCCAGAGCCTGACGTGACCTGGAGCATCCAAACAGAGTCCCAAGGACAGGAGGTGGAAGGAGAGAACTGCCAAAAACCAAAAGTGATTGTTGCTGAGCTTGACTGGGGCTCAGTGACAGAAGAACAGCTGCTGGGTCTCGGAGCTGACGTTGTCATTGCAGCAG atgTGGTGTATGATCCTGAGATAATTTTAGCCCTCATTGGGTTGCTACAGAAGCTCTCCACCTGCAGAGCAGACAGGAGAGCTCCTGAGGTGTTCATTGCCTCCACAGTCCGGAATCCAGACACGTACCAGCTGTTCCAGGCTGAGCTGG ATAAAGCTGGGATCAGGTGGCAGACTATTccagcccacagcagctgtAATTTTCTCTATGATGTGCAGCCAGACGTAACTGTTCTACAAATATTTGTATAG
- the NDUFB6 gene encoding NADH dehydrogenase [ubiquinone] 1 beta subcomplex subunit 6 isoform X3: MSSPVEDEKLRVQQLRALRRRWLRDQELSPREPVLPPRQLGPVAAFWDRFLQPGDPWRQQKSPHGMVVANPRIFPGDRILETGEIMPPLRDKLHKHH, encoded by the exons ATGAGCAGCCCTGTGGAGGATGAGAAGCTGCGGGTGCAGCAGCTCCGCGCCCTGCGGCGCCGCTGGCTGCGGGACCAGGAGCTGAGCCCGCGGGAGCCCGTCCTGCCGCCACGGCAGCTCGGGCCCGTGGCCGCCTTCTGGGATCGCTTCCTGCAGCCCGGGGATCCCTGGCGGCAGCAG AAATCTCCGCACGGTATGGTTGTGGCAAACCCACGGATATTCCCG GGGGACAGGATTTTAGAGACTGGAGAGATCATGCCACCCCTGAGAGACAAGCTCCACAAGCACCACTGA